In the genome of Caulobacter flavus, the window CCTATGTACGCGGTCATCAAAACCGGCGGCAAGCAGTACCGGGTCCAAGCCGGCGACCTGCTGGTCGTCGAGAAGCTCGACGGTCAACCTGGCGCGGAAGTCGCCTTTGGCGAAGTTCTGCTGCTGGGCGAAGGCGAGGCCGTGACGGTCGGCGCCCCCACCGTTGACGGCGCCGTCGTCAACGCCACCCTGATCGAAACCCGCAAGGGCGAGAAGGTGAAGATCTTCAAGAAGATCCGCCGTCAGGGCTACCGCCGCACCCGCGGTCACCGCCAGACCGAAACGGTCCTGCGCGTGACGTCGGTCGCCGGCGCCGGCAAGGAAAGCAAGTGGGACGGCACGATCGACCTGACCCCGAAGGTCATCCTCGACGCCCGCGCCCGCGGTCTCGGCGACGCCGCCGTGCCCTTCACCATCCCGGAAGCTCCGGCCGCCAAGGCTGAAGCCGCCGCTCCGAAGAAGAAGGCCGCGCCGAAGAAGGCCGCCGCCCCCGCTCCGGAAGCTGAAGCTTAAGATCCGCCAGGATCTTTTTGGATTGATCTGACCCAGGTCCGCGCGTCGGAAACCGGGTCAAAGATTAGGAGAGCATCATGGCTCACAAGAAATCTGGCGGCTCGTCGAGCAACGGTCGCGACTCGGAATCGAAGCGCCTTGGCGTAAAGAAGTTCGGCGGCGAGAAGGTTCTCGCCGGCAACATCCTCGTCCGTCAGCGCGGCACCAAGTTCTACCCGGGCGCCAACGTCGGCATCGGCAAGGATCACACCCTCTTCGCCCTCGTCGAAGGCGCCGTGGGCTTCGTGACCAAGAAGCACAACCGTACCTACGTGACCGTGGCCCCGGTGGCCCAGGCCGCCGAATAGTACGATCAGAAGTCTCTCTTCGGATCGTGCTTCCTAAACGAAGACGATCCGGACGCGACGAATACGAAGCGGGGAGTCCGGACGCCGGACTCCCCGCTTTTGTTCGTCCATGCTCCAGAAAAAGCCTCATCCAGGCAATTGGAGCGTCACGGTCCCGCACTATCTGAGGCGCGTCGGAGTATTCGGCGCCTCGCGTGAAGAAGGGCCGGGAAAGGGAGACGCGCCATGTGCGTGATCGAAAGAAGCCCTGTCATCGAGACGCGGCGGCTCGCCCTGCGGGCGCCGGAGATGTCCGACGCGCCGCGCATCGCCAGCCTGGGCGCCGACTACG includes:
- the rpmA gene encoding 50S ribosomal protein L27, whose product is MAHKKSGGSSSNGRDSESKRLGVKKFGGEKVLAGNILVRQRGTKFYPGANVGIGKDHTLFALVEGAVGFVTKKHNRTYVTVAPVAQAAE
- the rplU gene encoding 50S ribosomal protein L21 — encoded protein: MYAVIKTGGKQYRVQAGDLLVVEKLDGQPGAEVAFGEVLLLGEGEAVTVGAPTVDGAVVNATLIETRKGEKVKIFKKIRRQGYRRTRGHRQTETVLRVTSVAGAGKESKWDGTIDLTPKVILDARARGLGDAAVPFTIPEAPAAKAEAAAPKKKAAPKKAAAPAPEAEA